DNA sequence from the Sulfurimonas sediminis genome:
AAGAAACGAACAGTCAGAAGCGCTTGCTGTGATTTTGGTAGACAATGTGGTAAATGATACTACCTTGAGTCAATTAGCATCTCTTGATGCCTGCATAAGCGTAAACTACGCCCGTTTATAAAAAAACTCCTTCTCTTTTTACAAACCCTGGAACCCGTACTTCAGTGCGGGCGAGAGTGACAGGAACGTTTTAACAGTCGGCACTGAAGTACCGATTCCGAAGAATGTATGACTTTTTTGGAACCCATCCTTTAGTGCGGGCGAGAGTGGCCGGAACGTTTTAACAGTCGGCACTGCAGAAAAAAATTTAGTTTTTTTCTAAGTTATGCTTTAGTATAGAAAGTACCGATTCCGAGGAATGTGTGACTTTTTGGAACCCATCCTTTAGGGTGGGCTGAGATTGGCAGGAATGTCTTTACAGTTTCATAGTCTGTAAGTATTTACTGAAAGGTAGTTCCTCCGTCGATTACTATCGTCTGTCCCGTAAGCCAAGATGCTTCATCTGAACATAAAAATTTACATGCTCCTGTTAAATCTTCAGGCACACCCATGCGAGAAAGCGGTGAACGTCTGACAACTTCGGCTTTAACTTCTTCATAATTTGGAAATGCTTTCAGGGCATCAGTGTCAATCGGTCCGCCGCTTACTGCATTGACACGAATATTTTTCTCACCAAGTTCAGCAGCAGCATAGCGTACCATCGCTTCTACGGCGGCTTTGTTTGTGCCGTGTCCTGCATAGTTTGGTGTGTAGACAAGATTACCGGTAGAACTCATTGAAATGATACTGCCTCCGCCTGTTTTTTCCATTCTTTTGGCAGCTTCCTGGGCACCTACGACAAAGGCATCAACTGTTGCCGTATAGATATTGTTTAAACCTTTTGGTTTCAAGCGCATAAACGGTCCAAATCCACCCACAACGGCACGTCCAGAGATGATTGCATTGGATATGAAATAGTCAAGTCTGTCAAAATCTTCGTCAAACTCCTTGTAAACATCTTTGTAGGTATTTGGCTCCAAGATGTCAAGTTTGTAAGCACGGCATTTTACTCCGTGAGTTGCTTCAATATCGGCAATGATTTCATTTGCCGTATCGGCACTTGAAGCATAGGTAAAGGCAACATTACAGCCTTCTTTTGCAAAAGCATAGACGATTGCCTTGCCGATTCCGCGAGTTCCACCGCTTATAAAAAGAGTTTTATCTTTCATATTTTAGAGTCCTTTTATGTCGTAATTTTTCATTACTTCTTCTATTTTTTTCATATTTTCTTTACTTGGCGCCACAAGAGGCAGTCTGTATTCCAGTGTTTGAGTAAGTCCTGCGATATACATTGCGGCTTTGACGGGAATAGGGTTTGATTCACAAAACATTACCTTGTTCAAAGGGTAGAGTTTGTCATTGATTGCTTTTGCCCCCATAAAATCACCGCTGAGTGCTTTGTTGACAAGTTCTGATTTTAAATCAGGCATAAGGTTTGAGGTGACAGAAGTAATGCCTGCTCCGC
Encoded proteins:
- a CDS encoding enoyl-ACP reductase; this encodes MKDKTLFISGGTRGIGKAIVYAFAKEGCNVAFTYASSADTANEIIADIEATHGVKCRAYKLDILEPNTYKDVYKEFDEDFDRLDYFISNAIISGRAVVGGFGPFMRLKPKGLNNIYTATVDAFVVGAQEAAKRMEKTGGGSIISMSSTGNLVYTPNYAGHGTNKAAVEAMVRYAAAELGEKNIRVNAVSGGPIDTDALKAFPNYEEVKAEVVRRSPLSRMGVPEDLTGACKFLCSDEASWLTGQTIVIDGGTTFQ